The following nucleotide sequence is from Synechococcus sp. KORDI-52.
GGGCGACTACACAACGGCGATCCTTGCCATGGTGGGCATTGGAATCGTGCTGACGGCTGCTGTGGTGTTCGCCCTAATGCGACCCAGTGACCTGCCGATCATTGATGAAAATCGCAATTGATCATGGGGATCATTGCTGAACTGCTCATCGCCGCCAGTGAAATCGGAATCGCTCTTGTGGTAGCCGTTTCCCTACCGCCCACTGAACCCCAGAGCTGAATTCCTGAATTGAATTATTGAGTTCAGATCACTTCCTTCGAGCAGAATTCCAGAACAATGGAAGTGGCATCGCGCTTGCGATCAAGTTCGTTCAGATCGCTGCATCGCGCTTGCATCCAATAAACTGTTTCTCTCCAAATTTCCAGCCGGTAACGTCGCTCGAGGTTTTGTCCGGAACCGTCCAAAGCTCTGCAAGTATCTCCCACTGAATGTAAGCAAATCAGAATCACAATGTAGGGGATGTCAACATTCACCCATCGGAGCTTGACCCACAACACGTTAACAGTCACGCAACAGTTACCGCTGTCTCACACCCATCAGCGCAAAGGCAGCGCATCAGCCTTGATCAGCGACGTGCATGACATGAATCGAACAACTGCGCAAAAAGAATCTGCTGTTGCGACCACACAGATTCATACCCATCCATGGCGCTGACACCGACCAACCCTCCGACGCGGAACAGCAACCCACACCAGAAATAACGCTTCGTTAAAATAAGTTGACATACTTGCAACACATGGACCTAAGTCTGCCTCAGCAGTTCGAAGCTGAAACGATCAAGCGGTCCATCGAGGACGCAGACGATCTCAACACGTTGAAAGCATTGGCGCGTGAACTTGCTGACCTCTACGTGCGTCAAAGGGCTGCCACGGCCTGGGTGATTGCTGAAAAATAGAGATCACACCTTGCTGTCGTTTCTCCAGGAACGTTCCAAACGCTGACGCGCTTCGTCAACTGTGTAAGCGCGGGTTGGCGTCGTCTTGTCGCGATAAGGGCGCGTGATCGACCAAAACTTGACGGCAGAAGCGAAAGCCACCACCAACCATGCGAGCACAATCCATCCCGGATTCGTCATCGTTGCCCAGCAATGGACTCCATGATGGCGAAAAAATCAGTCTCAGACCTGCAAGCTCCCCCAATCAGCGCAATCGTGGATCCTGAGGTGAGGAATTTCGTGATCAGCCAGTTGACGGTGATCGCACTACCGGTTGGAACCCTTTTCGGCGTCTGGCTTTGGATGCTCAACTGGAGCGGTCGTTCCCGCAGAAACCAGTGACTGTCCTGGCCGGCCTACTGGCGCCCGTCTTGATGCTGTTCCATCTTGTTGGCCCCGTCCCTGCGGATCTCGGTGTGAGCAACGGGGCGTTACGCGACTGCCCGACAACAGCTCATTGTTCCAGTCAAACCTGGGAGAGCTCCAACCCGATGGCTGAATTCAACGAGCTGAGTGGGTTGGTGCAGGAGTCGCCGCGGACGGTTGTCGTCCATCAAACCGAGACCTACCTCCATGCCGAAGCCACTAGCGCCTTCTTTGGCTTTGTGGATGACCTCGAACTGTTCGCTGATCGCGACAACAACCGGATCCAGGCAAGATCCGAGTCGCGCCTCGGCGACTCGGATCTTGGTGTGAATGCCGCAAGATTAGCGGCGTTGCGGTCGGGGCTGGACAGGTGAAGGCCGCTTAAACCTTGGCGCGGCGAAGTTTGCTCAGATCGGTGATCATTTCCTTGATGCCAACCACGAATCCGATGGCGGCCAAGGCCACGATGCTCAAGATGATCGCCGTGTCGAGCAGCGAGCGTGGATCGATCCAATCGGGCATGGCATGAACCTGGGCTGATCTCGTGTTAGCCAGAGCCCGATAAAATTCGAGCACATGGCGCGAACGGTCAACACAAATCGTCAGACATGCACGACATCATCTGCCCGCACTGCAGCACAGCCTTCAAGGTGGATGAGGCAGGCTATGCCGACATCCTCAAACAGGTGAGGGATCGAGATTTTGAACAGCAACTGAACAAGCGCCTTGCCCTGGCGGAACAAGACAAACGCAATGCCATCGAGTTGGCCATTGCCAAAAAAGACAGGGAGATGCAAACGCTGGAGGCACAACTCAAGCAAAGTGCGATGCATCAGGAACTGGCGATTAAAGACGCCGTTAACCAAGCGGAGAGGCAGCGCGATCGCATTGCCATTGAACTCCAGCAAATGCGTGAGCAGCAGGAAACAGAACGACGCCTAGCAGAAACCAAATTCGCCAAAGAAATGCAGGCGATGACGCTGCAAAAAGACAATGAAGTAAGGGATCTGCAAGCGAAGCTCCAGGCTGGGGCCATGCAGCGCCAGCTGGCCGTGAATGAAGCGGTAAGTTCCGTTGAAAAACAACGGGATGCACTTCAGAGCGGCTTGAAGGAAGCGGAACTGAAGCATCAACTGGAATCTCAATCACT
It contains:
- a CDS encoding DUF1499 domain-containing protein — encoded protein: MDAQLERSFPQKPVTVLAGLLAPVLMLFHLVGPVPADLGVSNGALRDCPTTAHCSSQTWESSNPMAEFNELSGLVQESPRTVVVHQTETYLHAEATSAFFGFVDDLELFADRDNNRIQARSESRLGDSDLGVNAARLAALRSGLDR
- a CDS encoding DUF4175 domain-containing protein: MTNPGWIVLAWLVVAFASAVKFWSITRPYRDKTTPTRAYTVDEARQRLERSWRNDSKV